In Abyssisolibacter fermentans, the following proteins share a genomic window:
- a CDS encoding valine--tRNA ligase, translated as MKMKEDLAKKYNPKEFEDRLYAYWMNSGNFEAKPNKDKKPFTIMMPPPNVTGNLHMGHALNNTIQDVLIRYKRMQGFEALWLPGTDHASISTEAKVVAKIKSEGNTKEELGREKFLEKAWEWTEEYGGNIKKQLRKLGISCDWSKERFTLDEGLSKAVEEVFIRLYEKGLIYRGNRIINWCPSCKTAISDAEVEHQEEGGKLWHVSYPIKGEEGSIIIATTRPETMLGDVAVAVHPDDDRYKRLIGKMLILPLVNKEIPIVADDYVEMEFGSGAVKITPAHDPNDFEIGLRHDLEQIKIMNDDATINEKGGKYAGLDRYEARKQIVKDLDEAGYLVKIEDHGHNVGHCERCGATVEPSLSKQWFVKMKPLIEPAIEVVKNGKLKFVPERFNKIYLNWLENIRDWCISRQLWWGHRLPVYYCEDCGEIIVSREKPEACSKCGSSNLHQDSDTLDTWFSSALWAFSTLGWPDNTKELEYFFPTDVLVTGYDIIFFWVARMVFSSLENMGDIPFEHVVFTGLVRDSQGLKMSKSLGNGIDPLEIIEQYGADALRFSLITGNTPGNDMRFYIERVEASRNFANKLWNASRFVMMNLGDYTLESAKGKKYDLKAEDKWILSRVNTVAKESADNIDKFELGMAAQKVYDFIWNEYCDWYIEIVKPRLYGEDEADKETVKYVLLSVLRNILKLLHPFMPFITEEIWQHIPGNDKDLMISTWPEFDENMDYPEAEKTLEFIMEAVKNIRNIRAEMNVIPSKKCNIVFITQSETKKAILENGKRYFMTLAAASDISILNSKDEFNEDAMSAVVEDCEIFLPMNELVDIEKEIERLQKEKKRLEGELKRVKGKLSNEGFIKKAPAHVVEEEKEKQVKYQTMMEKVLERLESIKNK; from the coding sequence ATGAAAATGAAAGAAGATTTAGCAAAAAAATATAATCCTAAAGAATTCGAAGATAGATTGTATGCATATTGGATGAATTCAGGAAATTTTGAAGCAAAACCAAACAAAGACAAAAAGCCATTTACAATAATGATGCCGCCACCAAATGTTACAGGTAATCTACACATGGGTCATGCATTAAATAATACTATACAAGATGTTTTGATTAGGTACAAAAGGATGCAAGGCTTTGAAGCTTTATGGCTGCCAGGTACAGATCATGCTTCTATATCTACAGAAGCAAAGGTAGTAGCAAAGATAAAAAGTGAAGGCAATACTAAAGAAGAATTAGGTAGAGAAAAGTTTTTAGAAAAAGCATGGGAGTGGACTGAAGAGTATGGTGGAAATATCAAAAAACAGTTGAGAAAATTAGGTATTTCATGTGACTGGTCCAAAGAAAGATTCACACTAGATGAGGGTTTAAGTAAAGCTGTTGAAGAAGTTTTCATAAGATTATATGAGAAAGGTTTAATTTATAGAGGTAATAGAATTATTAACTGGTGTCCTAGTTGTAAAACAGCTATATCAGACGCTGAAGTTGAGCATCAAGAAGAAGGCGGAAAGTTATGGCATGTAAGCTATCCTATTAAGGGTGAAGAAGGAAGTATTATTATTGCAACTACAAGACCTGAAACGATGCTTGGAGATGTTGCAGTAGCAGTTCATCCAGATGATGATAGATATAAACGTCTTATAGGAAAAATGCTCATACTTCCATTGGTTAACAAAGAGATACCTATAGTTGCAGATGATTATGTTGAAATGGAATTTGGTAGTGGTGCTGTTAAAATAACTCCAGCTCATGATCCTAATGATTTTGAAATAGGTTTAAGACATGATTTAGAGCAAATAAAAATTATGAATGATGATGCTACTATAAATGAAAAAGGTGGTAAATATGCTGGCTTAGATAGATATGAAGCGAGAAAGCAAATTGTAAAAGATTTAGATGAAGCTGGTTATTTAGTTAAAATAGAAGATCATGGACATAATGTTGGACATTGTGAGAGATGCGGGGCTACTGTTGAACCATCATTATCAAAGCAGTGGTTTGTAAAAATGAAGCCTCTAATTGAACCTGCAATAGAAGTGGTTAAGAATGGTAAGCTAAAATTTGTGCCTGAAAGATTTAATAAAATATACCTTAACTGGCTTGAGAATATAAGAGATTGGTGTATTTCAAGACAGTTATGGTGGGGACATAGATTACCAGTTTATTACTGTGAAGACTGTGGAGAGATAATTGTTTCTCGAGAAAAGCCAGAAGCTTGTTCTAAGTGCGGAAGTTCAAATTTACATCAAGATTCAGATACATTAGATACTTGGTTCTCGTCAGCACTTTGGGCATTTTCAACATTAGGATGGCCTGATAATACAAAAGAACTTGAATATTTCTTCCCAACAGATGTATTAGTAACAGGTTATGATATTATTTTCTTCTGGGTTGCAAGAATGGTATTTTCATCACTTGAAAACATGGGAGATATACCATTTGAACATGTTGTGTTTACAGGACTTGTAAGAGATTCTCAAGGACTAAAAATGAGTAAATCATTAGGTAATGGTATAGATCCATTAGAAATAATAGAGCAATATGGTGCAGATGCATTAAGATTCTCTTTGATTACTGGTAATACACCAGGTAATGACATGAGGTTTTATATAGAAAGAGTTGAAGCTAGTAGAAACTTTGCAAATAAACTATGGAATGCTTCTAGATTTGTTATGATGAATTTAGGTGATTATACATTAGAATCAGCTAAAGGTAAGAAATACGATTTAAAAGCTGAAGATAAGTGGATACTATCGAGAGTTAATACTGTGGCTAAAGAATCAGCTGATAACATAGATAAATTTGAACTTGGTATGGCAGCTCAGAAAGTATATGACTTTATCTGGAATGAGTATTGTGATTGGTATATTGAAATTGTTAAACCAAGATTATATGGTGAAGATGAAGCTGATAAAGAAACAGTTAAATATGTGTTATTATCAGTTTTAAGAAATATATTAAAACTCTTGCATCCATTTATGCCATTTATAACAGAAGAGATATGGCAGCATATTCCTGGCAATGATAAGGATTTAATGATTAGCACTTGGCCAGAATTTGATGAAAACATGGATTACCCTGAGGCTGAAAAAACTCTTGAATTCATTATGGAAGCAGTAAAAAATATAAGAAATATAAGAGCGGAGATGAATGTAATACCTTCTAAAAAATGCAACATAGTTTTTATAACACAATCTGAAACAAAGAAAGCAATTTTAGAAAATGGTAAGAGATATTTTATGACTTTGGCAGCAGCTTCTGATATTAGTATTTTAAATAGCAAGGATGAGTTTAATGAAGATGCTATGTCAGCAGTAGTTGAAGATTGTGAGATTTTCTTACCAATGAATGAATTAGTAGATATAGAAAAAGAAATAGAAAGATTGCAAAAAGAGAAGAAAAGATTAGAAGGCGAATTAAAGAGAGTTAAAGGCAAGCTTTCAAATGAAGGGTTCATAAAGAAAGCACCTGCACATGTAGTTGAGGAAGAAAAAGAAAAACAAGTTAAGTATCAGACTATGATGGAAAAAGTGCTTGAAAGATTAGAGAGCATAAAAAATAAATAA
- the pgsA gene encoding CDP-diacylglycerol--glycerol-3-phosphate 3-phosphatidyltransferase, translating to MNIPNILTTIRFILIPIYVLIFFSYMEYSVIYATCIFILAGITDVLDGYIARKYDMITKWGTILDPLADKLTLITVIVCLYIKNYLPFWVLVFIVIKELLMIFGGFFLFCHMDKTVIPANKYGKLSTLTFYIVIFIIAFDISKNLNYFIITIAVLIALFAFINYFIGFKKINQNKHQNIDKE from the coding sequence ATGAATATACCAAATATTCTTACTACTATAAGATTTATTCTAATACCAATTTATGTATTAATATTTTTTTCATATATGGAATACAGTGTGATATATGCTACATGTATTTTTATATTAGCAGGCATTACTGATGTTCTAGATGGTTATATTGCAAGAAAATATGATATGATTACAAAGTGGGGAACTATTTTAGATCCTTTAGCTGATAAACTTACACTTATAACTGTTATAGTATGTCTATATATAAAAAACTATTTACCATTCTGGGTCTTAGTATTTATAGTTATAAAAGAATTATTGATGATTTTTGGAGGATTTTTCTTGTTTTGTCATATGGATAAAACAGTTATACCAGCAAATAAGTATGGTAAATTATCAACTTTAACTTTTTACATAGTAATTTTTATAATAGCGTTTGATATAAGTAAAAATTTAAATTATTTTATTATAACTATTGCAGTTTTAATTGCATTGTTTGCTTTTATAAATTATTTTATTGGATTTAAAAAAATTAATCAGAATAAGCATCAAAACATTGACAAAGAATAA
- a CDS encoding DMT family transporter, producing the protein MKVGEVMTKTNNTYKGIVLLLLSAIFFAISSAFGKIVTVNTNLSGSILAFSRFFIGFILACTYVVVKKKSLRPNNVKWVSLRAVLNTFTIILFFYGIQLTTITNANMLNMTYPVFVFLIAPKINGEKIPKIYYLFLSLTIIGYYLVVVPDFNSINIGDVIALISGLIAAFAITSLREARKYDESYLIVFYLMGFGSLMSFFTALPSFETVSISYMYYIIISGLLGAVGQLFITAGYRYVDAATGSLVSASRIIFSVIIGASFFADPLGLRIIIGGILIMSSLIGVNRISMIRDSK; encoded by the coding sequence ATGAAAGTAGGCGAGGTTATGACAAAAACAAATAATACATACAAGGGTATAGTATTATTATTACTATCAGCTATTTTTTTTGCAATAAGTTCTGCTTTTGGTAAAATAGTTACAGTAAATACAAATTTATCAGGAAGTATATTGGCATTTTCAAGATTTTTTATAGGATTTATATTAGCTTGTACATATGTTGTAGTTAAAAAAAAGAGTCTTAGACCTAACAATGTTAAGTGGGTTTCGCTTAGAGCTGTTCTTAATACTTTTACAATAATATTATTCTTTTATGGAATACAGCTTACAACTATTACAAATGCAAATATGTTAAATATGACCTATCCAGTTTTTGTTTTTTTGATAGCGCCTAAAATCAACGGTGAAAAAATCCCCAAAATATATTATTTATTTTTAAGTCTAACAATTATTGGATATTATTTAGTAGTAGTACCTGATTTCAATAGTATAAATATTGGAGATGTAATTGCTCTTATTTCAGGTCTTATTGCTGCGTTTGCTATAACGTCTTTAAGAGAAGCCAGAAAGTATGATGAAAGCTATTTAATAGTATTTTATCTTATGGGGTTTGGCAGTCTTATGAGTTTTTTTACTGCTCTACCTAGTTTTGAAACAGTTTCAATTAGTTATATGTATTATATAATTATATCAGGTTTACTGGGTGCTGTAGGTCAATTATTTATTACTGCTGGATACAGATATGTAGATGCTGCCACAGGATCATTAGTTTCTGCTAGTAGAATTATTTTTTCAGTTATTATTGGAGCAAGTTTCTTTGCTGATCCGTTAGGATTAAGAATTATAATTGGTGGAATATTAATAATGTCATCATTGATTGGTGTAAATAGAATATCAATGATAAGAGATAGCAAATAA
- a CDS encoding bifunctional folylpolyglutamate synthase/dihydrofolate synthase has product MNYEDALNFIHGSKKFGSKLGLDNISKLLELLENPQDSLDIIHIAGTNGKGSTASYIMNILKEEGYRAGFFTSPYLETFTERIRINNNQIQEHRLCQITKLVKEKVEYMLNHGYNHPTEFEIVTAIGFKYFEEENVDFVVLEVGLGGRFDATNVVNKTLASVITSISYDHVDILGDNLSQIAREKAGIIKEDGLVFSYPQETEAKESIVEVVKNKKAEYFDFSCEDVNIIESTKCGSKFDFKTKEFEYADLHINLLGEHQIYNAALSVMVMETLRQKGLIKLSKEAIINGINNTSWNGRLEQISEKPDFIIDGAHNLNAAIELRKTIINLFSDKRLVLGIGMLKDKDVDGCIDLLVPLADEIVVTEAPLLPRAMKAEDLADKIIKYNKETHIEKDIEKAVKKALEVANEDDLIIFSGSLYIIGDVRRIVKDNK; this is encoded by the coding sequence GTGAATTATGAAGATGCTTTAAATTTTATACATGGCTCTAAAAAATTTGGTAGTAAATTGGGATTGGATAATATTAGCAAGTTATTAGAACTTTTAGAAAATCCCCAAGATAGTTTGGATATAATTCATATAGCAGGGACAAACGGAAAGGGTTCAACAGCTTCATATATAATGAATATTCTTAAAGAAGAAGGTTATAGAGCAGGATTTTTTACTTCGCCATATTTAGAAACATTTACAGAAAGAATTAGAATAAATAATAATCAAATACAGGAACATAGACTTTGCCAGATAACTAAACTAGTCAAAGAAAAGGTTGAATATATGTTAAATCATGGCTATAACCATCCTACTGAATTTGAAATAGTAACTGCAATAGGATTTAAGTATTTTGAAGAAGAAAATGTAGATTTTGTTGTACTAGAAGTTGGTTTAGGCGGTAGATTTGATGCTACTAATGTTGTAAATAAAACATTAGCTTCTGTTATAACATCTATTTCATATGATCATGTAGATATTTTAGGAGATAATCTATCACAAATAGCTAGAGAAAAGGCAGGAATAATTAAAGAAGATGGGTTGGTATTTTCTTATCCTCAAGAAACAGAAGCAAAAGAATCTATAGTTGAGGTAGTAAAAAATAAAAAAGCAGAGTATTTTGATTTTAGCTGCGAAGATGTCAACATAATAGAGAGTACTAAATGTGGCAGTAAATTTGATTTTAAAACAAAAGAATTTGAATACGCTGATTTACACATAAATTTATTAGGCGAACACCAGATATACAATGCTGCTCTCTCTGTGATGGTTATGGAGACACTCAGACAAAAAGGATTAATAAAACTATCAAAAGAAGCTATAATTAATGGAATAAATAATACAAGCTGGAATGGGCGGTTAGAACAAATAAGTGAAAAACCTGACTTTATTATAGATGGAGCACATAACTTAAATGCAGCTATTGAGCTTAGAAAGACTATTATTAATCTATTTAGTGATAAAAGATTAGTTTTAGGTATTGGAATGCTTAAAGATAAAGACGTGGATGGATGTATTGACTTACTTGTTCCTTTAGCAGATGAAATAGTAGTTACAGAGGCTCCACTATTACCTAGAGCTATGAAGGCTGAAGATTTAGCAGATAAGATAATAAAATATAATAAGGAAACGCACATAGAAAAAGATATAGAAAAAGCGGTTAAAAAAGCTTTAGAAGTTGCAAATGAGGATGATTTAATAATTTTTTCAGGGTCTTTATACATTATTGG